AGTCATTACGGGGTTAAGTATCCTTTATAGTGGCGTTAGAAATATGCTCCAAACTATAACAGGAATCGGTCCCTATTCTCCACCTTATATCCTCAAACCTATTTCTTTTGTGCCAGGAACGGAGGAAGGATCCTTAACACCTGAATCTCCAAACGAATAAGAAACAGATTTGGCCAATAATTAATCCGTATAATTTATACTAAAACATTTAAGCCTAGCGTGATTTTCGCACTAGGCTTTTGCTTTTGTTATCAACATTCAAATTGAGCTAACTGCCGCTCAATTACAGTATTTGGACAACCATACTCATTAAAAAAGTAGACGGATGTTTTTGTTTCAAAACCGTGTAAGATGTTTTCAGAAGTTTCTCGTTCAGAGGTAAAACTAGGCGAAAAGTTGACTATTACTGATTTTGTCTATTTCAAGGCATGAAATGGTGGACCGTACAGGAATCGAACCTGTAACCCCCTGATTAAGAGTCAGGTGCTCTGCCGATTGAGCTAACGGTCCACGATAAACATTCTATTTATTTTAAAATGGTGCGCCCGGCAGGATTCGAACCCGCGGCCTACGGATCCGAAGTCCGTCGCTCTATCCAACTGAGCTACGGGCGCGTACCGCAATTTTTAAATGGGGTGAGCGAGGGGACTTGAACCCCCAACCACTGGAGCCACAGTCCAGCACTCTAACCAATTGAGCTACGCTCACCGTGTCAAGTGGCGCGCCCGGCAGGATTCGAACCCGCGACCCACGGCTTAGAAGGCCGTTGCTCTATCCGACTGAGCTACAGGCGCATACGAACGCGTCTAAATAAATGGAGCGGGAAACGGGATTCGAACCCGCGACCTACGGCTTGGAAGGCCATCGCTCTAGCCAACTGAGCTATTCCCGCTCGTTGCAACGAAGTTCTTTCGTTCAGCACGGGAAATACTACCATATGACCAGCATTCCTGCAACCATTTTTTGTGACTTATTTAGTAAAAAATCTACATAGGCCGTCGCTCTAGAATCGCACTACATTTTTAAGCCTGAAAAAGCCCACCTGACATTTTCAAGGAATTCTCTTTTAATGGGAGGGATTCCTTATGTCTGGAAACGTGGCAAGGCTCTTTAAAACTGAAGAAACATGGCAACAAGTCGTAGAACGGTATGTTTTGACAAGGAAGGCTGACGGACTAGCCCCTCGAACCGTTAAGGATTATCGATACCATCTAACACGGTTCTTTACCGCCTACCCTGAGGGGTTGAACCCCGACAAGGCTAAACGTTGCGTTCTTGAGTATATGTCACTCGAACGAAGCCCGGGGTATCACAATATGGTATTGAAGTACCTCAGGTGCTTTTTCCGATGGACTGTCAACGAAGGGATACTATACAGCAACCCCTGTAGCGGGATACGGAGTCGCAAAGCCCAGCCAAAGATAGCCCAGCATAGCCCCGACGTTGTGAAGGCCCTTCTCGCACTCCCTGACCAAAGCACATATACGGGCTTAAGGAGTTACGCCCTGCTCCTGCTCTCTCTTGACACGGGGATACGCCCCCGGGAAGCCCTTTCCCTCCGTGTTGAAGATGTTTCCATTCCCGCCCGGGTCGTTGTCGTTCGTGCTGAAACAGCCAAGACAAGGGTACAGCGAACCTTGCCCATATCTGACCAGACAGCACAAGCCATCATGAAGCTTGTTTCCATACGCCCCAAGGAATGGAGAAACGCCCCTCTCTTCTGCTCACGGGACGGGCAACCCCTCCGTGTCAATTCGTGGTATCACACTGTCAAAGGGTATGGAGAAAAGATAGGGGCTGACATTACGCCTTACAGCTTGCGTCACCTGTTCGCCCTCTACTTCTTGAGGAACAACGGCAACACCTTTGCCCTTCAACGGATTATGGGACATGACAACCTCGACACCACAAAGATATATGTAGCCCTTGCCCAGTCTGACCTTGAGGAACAACACGAACTGGCAAGCCCGGTCAATGCATTATTCCCTAAACGACAAAGACTCGGGAAGATAAGGGACTAGAGCCCCAGATATCGCCCCAGGAGCCCCTAGAATGCCCCAGGTTCAATTTATATCCTTTAGATGATAGCTCCTGCCTTTTTGAAAAGTAGTGGGACTTGTGGAGTGTCTTAAGCGGTCATTTTTACTTTGTCGCCTGTGGAAGAGAGAAAAATTAATTGCTAATCGCTTCAAGCTTCAAAAGAGCTACAAAACATACAAAGGAAGAAGGGATACTATAAAAGCATATGAACCTGTGAAAATGAAAGGCATTGAAAGGAAATACGATGATGGCTCTACACTGTTGATTTATGAAAATAGTGAAGTTTGGGTTCACATTGAACCGCATGTCTGGTTTGATAACCTTCACTCGATGAAGCCTTACAAAGCTGGAGAAGAACTTGACCGATTGATGAGGGATAATATCGTCCTTTACGATGAAAAGCTTTTTAGGAATATCATCAATCCCGACCACTATCACCTTTTTTTCTAGAAATCATAAAAGAGGGTTGGATTTTTCCCTAACCCTCTTTTACTTACCCTGCTTATAGTTTCCCCTTAACCACCCAGCCGTGATTATTACAGGCTTTACACGCTATCTGAAGTTCAATTTGCCCCTAGTTTTATCTAGTCGTAACATCGACCTTTCAGCTAACAGTCCTATTTCACGTAAACCTTGTCTCTATCACGGCTAGCCCGTTATTTTTGACAGTTTTTTTGTATGGTTTTGTCATGTTTTTTAGGTTTTATTAGGTTCAGGTTTCTTCAGGTTATTGTATGGCTTAGATTCTTAAAGCCCATACCCGAACTCTCCATTAGCAACAAATATCTGTTTCTGTTCCGTGGCATACTCCACCCTTCTGGACTTGCCCGTAAACTTCATGCAGTGCCCTATGTACTCAAGCTCAAAGCTTCCTTTTGTCCCGTGCCTGGCTTTTGTTATGGTTGCGATAAGCCGAGGCTGTCCGTTTTTATCAAGCCCATCTTTCTGTATCTCTATCTCGCTATGAACCAGTTCCTCGACGATACCGCCACCCTTCGCATGTCCTCCTGTCGCCCCTTTCCGCTGGTCAAGCTTTGACGCTCTCCCAAGCTGGCTTAATATGAGAGTTCGTATTTTTAACCGTTGGGTCAGCGTCTTAAGCCGTGGCATGACCTCCTCCACCGCTTCTAAGTCGCTTTGTCCGGGTCGTTTGAGAAGGGTCAGGTAGTCTATGACAACCAAAGAGGGGATACGCAACGCCACATGTTTTTCCAGTCTGTCTATTGTCCACCGCTGACCGCTTTCTTCTCCCACGACCTCAAGCCGGTTAAGATGCTTCTTCATTCCTTCCCTTGCTTCCCGGATACGGGGAGAATTAACCTTGATGAGCCCGTGAAGTGCATTTGTCGATACCTCAAGCTCCCTCATGAAAAGCCGTTGCGTTGTTTCTTCCTTTGACATGTCCAGGGAGAAGAAGAGAACCCGTCTTTCAGGGTTACCTTGAAGAAAGTTGACCGCACCATGAAGGGCAAGGCTTGTTTTCAGGGAACCCTGAGCCCCCGCAAGGTTGAGCATTTCTCCAGGGTATACGCCATCAAAAGCTGTATCAAGTCTCCGTATGCCAAGCCTGAATGTGTAATCATCGTTCCAACTTTTAACGTCATTCTCAACCCGGCTGAAAATCCTCAAAGGATCTCCTTCCGGAAGAGGCTTAACCTTGCTATAGAGTTCCGTCAGTCTTTCCCCTAGCCGATTAGCTAAGAGTTCCGGGTTAACGGGGTCGATATACTTCAGCCGTTTGTAATGTTCTGCCTGCTCCTGCACCATGGGGAGAATGTCCAAGGGGTCGGCTCCCTTCTGGAAGAGGCTTTCCCCCATGTCACAAAGAAGGGTTATGACCATTTCCTGTTTCGTGGCGGGGTCATCTTTGAATACTTCGTTATATTGGGCAAGCATATTCAGAACATTCTTATCTTCGAACATCAAGACAGGCTCCATTATTCATTTACCCCCATCCTTCAACGGCAACAAGCTTCTTTTGTTCCTTGACCGCTCCGTCATTTTCCGGCGGTTCCGTGAAGTCTTCGCTGTTCAGCCACGTTGCCGGATGCTTGACATACTTTAGATCTGTTTCTTGAACACTGGATAGATATTTTTGTAGATGGACTTCTAGATTAGCAAGATCTCTTTCTACAGTCCCTTTTTTGAAAGCATTCTTGAGAAGGGAAGTAAACTTTTTCCGTGCCTGCTGTTTCCCAACCTTCCTAGGGTAAGCCTTCCAGAACTGGTCAAAGTATTGCTTTATTCGGTGCTCCTGCTCTTTCTTTTCCTCTTTTAGGGAAATGGTTTTAGAAAGTCGCTCATCGTTTTCTGATGAGAAAGGATCATTTTTCTTCTCTGTTATATTCTTATCTATTCTAGAAGGACTTTCTCCCGACACTCTCCCGATACTGTCCCGATTTTTACCCCCTTTTGATACCCCTTGTTTTAGTACTCTAGCTGTGTATTCATCAGCAATCTTAAGGATATGGGGACATCCTATTTTAAGCATTTCAATATCGTATTCTTTTTCAAAACCAACCTCAAACACACCTAAAACGCCACTTATAACTGCCAGTTTCCGTATCGTTTGCGGTCTGTTTCCGATGAGTTTGCACCATGTTTTTAGCGGGAAGGTTACCGTGTCACTGATGTTATCAGCGTCTATTTGTTCAGCGATAATTTCAAGCACCCTCCAGTAGAAGCCGTATCCCTCAAGCCCTGTTTCAGATAAAAATATAGATAGTTCCTTGCTGTTTCGTGTCGCCGTCACATTGTGCTTAATCCATTTCATATTGTTCACCTTCTATCAAGGCTTGCTTTAAACGCTGGAAATCTTCCCCGTAAACTATCGCAGTTCCGTTTGGACTCCTGAGGGTAAGGGTATTCTTCGTAATGAAAGCACTCATTGCCATAGTTTCAATGAGGGAGTAGCCGTTTCCACTCACGTCAACCGCCCCAACTCATATCCTTGCCTGTTCCAAAAGCTATCCTGAAAAAGCAAGCCCTGCTCATAACGTGGTTCCCTCTTCGCTTCCTTGTCTCTTTGGGGCCCGCCTAGATCTTCCCACCGGCTGAAAGGGACGTGATAGCGGGTTACCCCGTAAAAGGGTTGCGTTTGGGCTTGCAGTAAAAAGGCCTCCAAGGAGATACGATATTTTTTCTTTTGGTCTGTAACTTCAACGCAAAGGAATTTCACCTTTTGGGCCTTTAGCTGCCTGATTACGGGCTCGTCTACTCCAAGGCTCCCCCCATACTTCCATAAAAGTTGATGGCTTTTGCACTTCCTGAAAAACGTGTTATCATAAATTTGTCCGATGATTCGGATTTTCCCTTTGTACGTGACAAAAATAGGTCTTCCTTTTTTGAAGCTGTGGGTGCTGGAACACCCACAGCTTTTTCCTTTCATCATGACTACCCCTCCTCTACGAATTTAGGCAGGTTCGTTTTCAGATCAACGACCTCCTCGATGGGAACCCTAAGGAATTCAGCAAGGGTCTTGTGGTGCTTTGGGGGTATATAGGTTCTGCCAGCCTTCCAGTGGCTAACCTGAGCTTCGCCAGCCCCAATATGCCTCGCTAACTCAATATTTTTTATGCCCTTCTTTCTCATTAAAACTAAAAGTCCTGTTACCATTTTTTAGCCTCCTTTTCCTAGTTGTTTTGCGTTCATAGTCATGCTACTATTTAATTAGGACAATAACATTACGTATTTTATTGAGTGATTTAAGGAGACTAAAAACTATGGAAGGGTTCGTCTTGCAATATAGGAAAATGCTTTCAGAATGGTGTTTGATAAAGGCCGGTTGGGTCCTTGTCTCTGGTTATTACGACTTCATAAATGAGGAAGCCAAGATACCTGAAAATGCACTTTTAGAAGAAATTCCGCCCTTGTTTCAGCGAATAGCGAACCTTGCCCCAAATCCCACCCAACTAAGAAAAGATTATGAGATGTTTCAGGCTTATAACTCTTTTCGCTCTTCCTCTTCGTCAAAAGCTGATCAAGTCCAACGGGAAAGCCTTTCTGATCTTTTTAAGAAATATATAGAAGAATCGCCCACACTAACAATAAAGGAAACATTGGGCGATTTTATAAAAAAGAGTGAGGGATATACTTCACTCTACCCCGAAAAAGTTACGTGGTACGACGTCGCAATAGAAAGGGTCATTACCTTTATGATGACGTGTCAGGAGTTTTGTAACGATGTCGTCCAGCCAATGAACCCTAAGATAGAGAAACATGACAATGCCCCTTTGCTGATATGTGGCAGTCTTGCGGAATGGGTAAACCTTGCTTGTGGAATGAGTGAAACTATCGCTTTGCACGAACAATATCTCTCTTATAGCAAAAAGAATAAAGAAATATTTAAAGAAGCAATTGGAAAGATTAATGAACTATGGCGACAATTCCCCTCTATCCGACAATTATGGGATAGAGGCAATAATGAGGTAGCAATCCTCACTGTAGGTTTGGTTCCATTAGCTATCGACCAATTAGCAAGTCTCTTTTCTTCAAAAAGCAAATATCACAGATGTTTTAAATGTGGCAAGTATGGCTCTGAATCTGTTATGACAAAAATAAAAGTATTGAGTGACGAAGATAAAATAAGATTTGGCTTCCCGCTAAATCAAGATATATGGCTTCATAGGGTGGATGGGAAAAAAGAGCAAAAATCAGGCTATGACGATTGCTACAGAAGCGTTTACGAAAAAAACACAAGAGATAAAAAGGCAATCAAGGCAGGGAGAGAACCAGGGCAACGGGGACGACCTCCTGAAAAAGCCTAGGGCAAACTTGCGAACACATATGGAAGGTTCCACGCCGTTGACTTGGGGCATGTGTCATGGAGATTTACCCGCCCACGCTCCTTAATGTAAGGTACGTCTTTTACGGGTTAATTCAGTACAAACCCCTTACATTACAGCACTGGCGGAAAATAGGATTATTAACTTTGAAAAATGAACCTTGAAAATGTCAGAAGACCAACGCTCCAGAAAGGCATAAAAAAACGGGAACCCTTGGTATAACTGGATTCCCGACACATTCTATCTACCTACGGCTTGGAAGGCCATCGCTCTAGCCAACTGAGCTATTCCCGCTCGTTGCAACGAAGTTCTTTCGTTCAGCACGGGAAATACTACCATATGACCAGCATTCCTGCAACCATTTTTTGTGACTTATTTAAGTTCTACTGTTATATTTTTTGAAGGACTTTGCTCTTTTTATGTTTGAACTTTTAAAGAAGCGGTTTTTATGGCTCTGGTGCTTCAAAACGTTCTACAAGCTATCGGAGGATGCAAAGTTGCTAAGTTGTGCTCTGCTGGTCGAATATTACGGCCTTTCCGAGGTAATGCTAACCAGGGTTGAGCATCTCAAACCTGGTTTTAACAAAAAAGATCGCGTTGGTCTCCTTATAATATTTGAGGCAGCGGGGGTAGCCCCGCTGCTCTTAATTTGTTTAATGAACATGCTACACCGGTTTAAGCCCATTGATTTTAGTAATGCCAAGCCCAGGTCCTTTTGAAAGAGTGATTGCCGGGCCATCGTATTGGGCGCCACCTTCCACTGGATCTGCTGAACATAAAATAGGCGGGTCTAGATCAGCTCTGGTGATAACAGACATGGCAGTGGCAAGATGACATGCTGCCGTTACGCTGATTTTACTTTCCATCATGGCACCGATCATGCACTCTACCCCAGAGGAGCGAGCCATGGCACAAATGGCAAGAGCATTGCGAATGCCGCCCGTCTTCATAAGTTTTATGTTGAGTAGATCCGCAGCCCTCATAGTAAGGAGAGTAAGGGCATCTCGGGGAGAAAATACTGCTTCATCAGCAAGAATCAGGGTGTTTACTGTGTCGGTTACCATTTTCAGGCCTTCAAAATCATAAGCAATAACCGGCTGCTCTACCAGTTCAATATTTAGACCGTTATCTTCCATAAAATGAATGATGCGAATGGCTTCCTTGGGTGTCCACCCCTGGTTTGCGTCTACCCGCAACAATATCTTATCCCCTACCGCTGAGCGAATTTCTTTTAGACGGACCATATCCTGATGGAAATCAGTACCCACTTTGATTTTGAGGGCTGTGTACCCCTCCCCTACGGCTTCAAGACTGTCTTTCACCATTTCATCGGGGGCATTCACACTAATAGTATAGTCTGTGACCACTTTTCGTTTTATTCCGCCTAAAAGGGCGTAGAGAGGCTGATTCAGCATTTTCCCCCACAGATCATGAAGGGCTATATCTATTGCTGCTTTGGCCGAAGTGTTATGTAATATAGCGCGATCTACAACATCAAGGATTGCCCCCAGATCGTCAATATCTTTGCCTATTAGAAGAGGGCGTATCCGCTCCTGAATGGCACCATGAATGGCACCATTAGTGTCTCCCGTTATAACCGCCGTGGGAGGTGCCTCCCCATATCCGCAAACTCCGTTGTCTGTTTCAATTACCACCACATTGGTTGTTACTTCTGAGACGGATCTCAAGGCCGTTTTAAAAGTTTTTTTCAAGGGGATAGACAGTTGTCTCAGATAAATATCTTGAATCCTCATTTTAAACTCCCGCGATTATTGAAAGAACTTTGGCGACGAAAAGTCCTCCCCATGTACCTACTACATACCCCATAAGAGCCATAAGAACACCTATTGGCACCAAGGTTTCTTTATATGCAGCGGCAATAATAGGAGCAGCGGCAACAGCCCCTATATTAGCAAGACTTGCCACGGCGCATGTAAAAAGATCAAGTTTGATAATTTTAGCTATGATAGCCATGAGCAATGCGTGGATTCCCAAGACAACAAATCCCGCCGCCAGATAGTAAGGAGCATCTGTAAGCTCTTTGAAGGAAGCCCGGGAAGCAATGAGGCAGATAATAATATAAAGCATGGTAACAGAAACTGGAGATGAGCCAGGAATGCTGTTCATAGGAGTCATGGCGCATATGATGCCAAGGAATGTGGCTATTATGATGGTAACCGTGCTCACAGACAGAAAGTCGCTTTTGCCAAAAATATTGATTAGCATAGGCGATAAAACTGAAGCACCGTAACTTGATAGAGCAGAAACAAAAAGTCCGGAACCTACCAAGAGTACCAAGTCTCCTGTTTCCATTTTTGTGCGAGCGTTATCTTGCATTTCAGATAGCATCATTCCTACAGAATCGATGGTAGAAGTATCGGTCTTTGTCCATTTATTAAAAAACCGTGC
This region of Aminobacterium colombiense DSM 12261 genomic DNA includes:
- a CDS encoding tyrosine-type recombinase/integrase — encoded protein: MSGNVARLFKTEETWQQVVERYVLTRKADGLAPRTVKDYRYHLTRFFTAYPEGLNPDKAKRCVLEYMSLERSPGYHNMVLKYLRCFFRWTVNEGILYSNPCSGIRSRKAQPKIAQHSPDVVKALLALPDQSTYTGLRSYALLLLSLDTGIRPREALSLRVEDVSIPARVVVVRAETAKTRVQRTLPISDQTAQAIMKLVSIRPKEWRNAPLFCSRDGQPLRVNSWYHTVKGYGEKIGADITPYSLRHLFALYFLRNNGNTFALQRIMGHDNLDTTKIYVALAQSDLEEQHELASPVNALFPKRQRLGKIRD
- a CDS encoding DnaB-like helicase C-terminal domain-containing protein, which produces MEPVLMFEDKNVLNMLAQYNEVFKDDPATKQEMVITLLCDMGESLFQKGADPLDILPMVQEQAEHYKRLKYIDPVNPELLANRLGERLTELYSKVKPLPEGDPLRIFSRVENDVKSWNDDYTFRLGIRRLDTAFDGVYPGEMLNLAGAQGSLKTSLALHGAVNFLQGNPERRVLFFSLDMSKEETTQRLFMRELEVSTNALHGLIKVNSPRIREAREGMKKHLNRLEVVGEESGQRWTIDRLEKHVALRIPSLVVIDYLTLLKRPGQSDLEAVEEVMPRLKTLTQRLKIRTLILSQLGRASKLDQRKGATGGHAKGGGIVEELVHSEIEIQKDGLDKNGQPRLIATITKARHGTKGSFELEYIGHCMKFTGKSRRVEYATEQKQIFVANGEFGYGL
- a CDS encoding helix-turn-helix domain-containing protein encodes the protein MVTGLLVLMRKKGIKNIELARHIGAGEAQVSHWKAGRTYIPPKHHKTLAEFLRVPIEEVVDLKTNLPKFVEEG
- a CDS encoding dipeptide epimerase, which codes for MKKTFKTALRSVSEVTTNVVVIETDNGVCGYGEAPPTAVITGDTNGAIHGAIQERIRPLLIGKDIDDLGAILDVVDRAILHNTSAKAAIDIALHDLWGKMLNQPLYALLGGIKRKVVTDYTISVNAPDEMVKDSLEAVGEGYTALKIKVGTDFHQDMVRLKEIRSAVGDKILLRVDANQGWTPKEAIRIIHFMEDNGLNIELVEQPVIAYDFEGLKMVTDTVNTLILADEAVFSPRDALTLLTMRAADLLNIKLMKTGGIRNALAICAMARSSGVECMIGAMMESKISVTAACHLATAMSVITRADLDPPILCSADPVEGGAQYDGPAITLSKGPGLGITKINGLKPV
- a CDS encoding DUF819 domain-containing protein; amino-acid sequence: MITQGFAYFAFLFCFAGIVSTLEMKYKNSTFFKYVPTPVILYVSCMIFATFGLWENNDSIKATYRVIRGNLIPAMIFIMLLRCDIRKILKLGPRMLIGFFSATFTIMIGFVVMFFLMKNGFPGESWKTWGALAGSWIGGTANMVAIQGALGISDSSMGYTLLVDNVNYSIWVILLLASVPYARFFNKWTKTDTSTIDSVGMMLSEMQDNARTKMETGDLVLLVGSGLFVSALSSYGASVLSPMLINIFGKSDFLSVSTVTIIIATFLGIICAMTPMNSIPGSSPVSVTMLYIIICLIASRASFKELTDAPYYLAAGFVVLGIHALLMAIIAKIIKLDLFTCAVASLANIGAVAAAPIIAAAYKETLVPIGVLMALMGYVVGTWGGLFVAKVLSIIAGV